The sequence aaagagagaaagaaaagttgGTTTCTCGTGTCTGAAGAATCAGGTTCTCTTCGTGttaaagagaaacaaaaaagcAGATTTTTaggatgatttttttcttttttttcttttttacattaCAACCCGTGAAGAACCTCGCTTGCAAAGAACAGTGTAGATCgttgattttttttgaaaattaactaaaaatggatatttttcaaatagtgaagaaagaaagaaacttcATTAATGGGAGAGGAGAAGGTCACTGTTCTTCAAATCTAATCAAACAACATTGATATCTTTAACTGacacaaaagaaagaaagataaaacgTATACAAAGTTTTATCAAAAACACACATTCGAAGCTTTAGATTCATCTCCAAAAACCCAGAATTTAGTaagaggaaagagatcaaaatCAAACCTTGTgctctttctctctatctctaGGCTACGATTATTTTCTCAAAGTTTGAACATTTgcgaaagaaaaaagaaaaagacggATAATCCGAAGCTGTCGCTTCGCTCTCTCGATCGCTTTTATAAATGTCACACGATATATGACAAAACGCTTATTCTCTCTCTCGTTTTACCTTCTTCCCCTCTCTCTCTGTGTATCGAACGGTGTGTAATGAAAGAGACACGATCACCGTCCAATTTATTTCACTGTTCTGCCACGTCATTACTGAGGAGATCGTTGTGTCAGACACGTCAGCATTAAGAGCTGAAAAATGTACTTCACTACTGCATGGGTTTCCTATGCCTATCATTTTGAATCCCTCCTACCCTCAATGTCAtatcccttttttattttgttttttctttgcaaCGATTTAATATTGGATATGcaattttcttttagaaaagaaaattcaatTATTATGATTAACGTAAATTATCTAATTCTTAGGTctgtaaataattattttaaatctcGATATctctttttatgttttacttagttaacaatttatttttaattagtgtTTATTAATAAGGCTGGCCAGTCAATGAATGGCCGAACGGCTAATTAATTGAATGGTTTGAATTTTGTGGGATATAGAAATAAGTTTGTAATCAATTGTTGTAGTaataaatttgtaattaatttcATACGTTTATAGGACTTTTAGACATCCAATTGTTTGAACACATCATATACTAGTGTTCAGtgattttgattgatttagaagtAACTATTTAATACTACTCTGCAAACCATTTATAACCAAAATGTACCCCCACAAAAGCTATGATAACTTCGCATAACCGGTCCCCTTTGTAACTCCAACGTCTGGCTGTCTTCAATAATTACGAGAGAATGTCACGgtgttttctacttttctcttaATGACTCGACCAATCAAGAAACGGCAGCACTTCCTCAATGTCCAATATCCAAATGCCTAACTAGAAGCGTGTACGAACTGGTAGAGAGAGACCTCCTAGCCCTTGACTCTAGAGAGATAAAAAGTTGTGGTGATGTTAAAATCGACGGCTATTATTACTGTTCAGATGTCTCATCATTTCATCACACTGAAATCGACAAGTCAGGTGGGTTTCTGCCAAATGTCTTCTGTGTCTACCAAATAAATtgattcttctctctctctttttttctttactcATTTGATTTTGATTATCTTCACTTGGAATAAGGCACATTATTACGATTTGTGTAAGGCCCATAAAATGTGCAGTTGTGGTTATGCAAAGAACGATTTTGGAAAGAAGACCCATAATTATCATTGAGTTTAAGGCCCACTCTTGTTATAATGTAAGGTCAACTAAGCCTACACTTCCGAGACTTGTAAAAGTACATTTAAAGAACATTGCATCAGCCTCCGTAGCATAGTGGTATTGCGTTCGCTTCGTAAGCGAAAGGCCGCGAGTTCGATCCTCGCCGGGGGCTTCATTTcatattctaatttttattcTGTTTGTCTACCAGAAAATCTTATGCGTTAAACAGAACAAAACCCTAATCACAATGGAAGTTTTTTGCCttcttattttcatataaaagaaGACTTTCAAACAACCCATACAACAACGGCCATCAACACCACGACCAAATATACAATCACTAGCCACACAACCCCCAAAATTTACCACCAAATGACTTAATCAATGGATATTCTCACCAAACGGTGACTAGCTGCAACATACGACCTCCAGCTATTTCTTTTCATAACATTTTGCGCAATCAGACTAACACATTTGTTTGCTGAAGAAGTGATATGATCATGGGAAGCATCATGTGTTCAGTGTTTTCGAGGCATATCTGCTCAGCCACAAGGAATAAACGCATGAAACCACCTGGATAATATGCTCAGCTCAATTACAAAAGTCCTCGAAGAAGAATCATATCAAAAAGAGTTCAGACGAAGGAGTTATTCAAATTACAAAATAGGCGATCCCTAGCTAACGTGTTTTGGACCTGCGAACATTAGATGAAGAATTCTGACCAGACCATGATAAATCAGGCTACAAAATGAATTGTCTTATAATTTTGGTCCATCATAGAAGCCTTAGAAAGTGGATGCATCccaaaatcaatttttaaaaagaaatcatTTTTCGTTTTTAGCAAAGAGAGCATtcagttatatatttttttctctatcttACATGCACTCTAGACTTTGATTTTAACTTTCTTAGGTGTTCTGCATTTTGAGCTATTATTATGGACTTTATTATGATGTagttctctatttatagagcTCATTTGCATGAATAATAAGACAAGtctttgaatattattttcGGAACCTTGAAAGTGATTCTCATTTTCTTTCAATAGTGTGCAATATCCATTGATATTTCGATCCATCTTGATGCATCATATCCAAAGGATCAAATTGATACTTCCTGGTGCGTCATATCCAAGAGGTCACTCTCATTCTCATCTATATGTGTCATATTCTAAGATATTGAATTGGAATATTGGAGGCTTTCCGTATCTTTCGTGCGACTATTCACTCTATATCTCTTATCTTTGAAGCTTTACCGTTTTATAGTAGTAAGGCTTATCCTTTTTAGCAATTTAGAGTGTCAACTCCTTGAGAGATTTTCATCGAGAAGCTTCAAAAAAACATCAATCATTCTTAAACCAAACATGAGACGAATTCCACTTCTGATTCACAATGGattgtttgaaaataaaaatcttcttaTATCTCTTTTCTGAAATGTTTCTTTCATTTGTCCAACTTTCCCTCGTGCTATATTTACAGCAACTTTACTATCTATCTATCCTTGAACGTGAGTcatctatttttgtttttttagacGAACCTATATgatattcatttattattttctatggTATGGATTCATTCAGTGCCATGCTTAGTTTTTTTGGGGCCTAAGACAAAATTCaatgtaataatattattaaatgtaaaatttattataaaaataattttaatagataaaatacttaataataaaaaatataatatatatttttataaatttatttatatagcaTTAAATTTGGTGAtagaaacatattaaaaataataaattaattatatagcAGAAAGGAAAAATATGTCcatatatattcattttatgGTAATCAAAACGTATTAAGTGTAAGTGTGAAATTgtacaataaaacaaaaatagctATATATAATGAAGCTAGATGAGATGTACATTTAGAATCTAAAATCCCACAGAAGAAaacaatttttgttataaatatgtaatagTCGAATATAATAGCTAAATCAAAACAAATGTAAAAATTGGGGGCCTCTAAACTTGTGCTAGAAGTGGGAACCTAAGGCAACCGCCTTTTTCGTAAGCTAGTAAGCACAGCTCTAGATTCATTCCGTGGACCAAATTTATGAATACCCGAATAAATATCGATGCTAAAAAATATCGTCTACAAATAAAATCCTATCTACGGATCGTTTTCCACAAATAACATAAAATCCCCTAAAAATATACATGTGCCGTGCTTTAAATTTATAATGAAAATCAAGAACACGCTATAATGAAAACATCTGATCATTGAGGAAAAGAATTTAAATCGATCATCTGTAAAGCAACATAACTTTATTTAGAAAATGAAACAATACAACGAGATTATTTCACGTAGAACCACACACAATACGACGTAATGCCAACAATTACTGTCAAACAAAACGAAATAGTCTTAAGGGCACTTGCGGCGACCATCGTGGGTGGTGAGGCTGGCGTAGCACTTGCACTTGTCGTAGTTTCCGTACGTGCCTGGTGGCACACAGTTGCACCTGGCGCAGCAAGTCCCGCACGCTCTGTGACAAAGGTTTGGTCTACTTGAGAGCCTGCACCTTGCTATACACGCACTTCCACAATCTACAAAAATAAACGTTAGTCTTAATATAAAACTTACATATGTCAGTATGTGTGCACATATAAGCTAACACAATTACCAATCTTACTGCCGTAACCGTTCTTTTTGTTTGAGATTTCCTGAGTGGATATTCGGAAAAGGATAAATATAAGAAGTATATTTAGTCaaataaatagatttatattgtgtatttgcCATGAAAATATGTACCACGTCTGCCTCGACAAGTTGGAGAACAAGAAGAGATATGAGAAGAGAAGCAATAAAAGCTTTAGAAATTGCCATAACTCTCTAAGTAGATGATTATAATATGATAGAGATAACTGAACAAAGATAATATGTGTTCTGAGTTGTGTCTAATGAGAACTTGGAGGCCTTCAATTTATAGAACGGGAATCACTTAATCACTAGATTAAAAAGGAATGAAATTAGAAGAATGGAATatgaagaaaaatgaaataattttcATTCTCTTTATTTATGATCAAAATTGTAATGAAATCATATTCTTTGAATTTTGTTGACTTTTCCGTAGAATTGAtgggaaaagtgccaatttcgacccaaactatttcagtcgtgccaaatacgacccgaacaattgatcagtgtcaaatacgacctcaactcaattataattcaaaaaaactacccgaacttcttaaaacgtgcttaaatctacattgactctaacagaagttagtcaaccgttaacaagataaaacgacgtcgtttgatatacgaggaaaagtgccaatttcgaccccaacactctcaatcgtgccaaataagacccgaacaaatagtcagtgccaaaaacgacctcaactcaattataatttaaaaaaaaattatccaattttttctaaaacgtgtctaaatctacattaactctaacagacgttaatcaacttttaacaaagataagacgatgttgttttgatatatgtatttttttaaaaaatatgttcatttcgggattcaaatccgtgctgggatatccttttaaaggggcacactaacaactagactaaaataattttttgaaatattattacaaattgaaattctccattatataaactactattcttgttcatcttatccaatttaaaactttggtgattgctttatatattttagttattgtttaatttgtctaatattttgtacaacatatcttagtgaaagaaaggtaaaaggcctcttaacatttttgaacaaaatatcaaaatatataatatcaactttgaaaactaaaaaaatttcccacttaattttaaaaattaaaaataatttatataagaaaattgtataaataaattcaaagttgtaagcatatttaagatcgtataataataaatattttattatttatattttagtaagatataattttattaaagatatgataaataagaaaaacacgttaatgtatttatataaatcagaaaaaattgtcaccaaaattttaaattggataagatgaagaataataatagtttatataatttcaaatttgtaatagtattttaaaaagttaattttatctagttgttagtgtACCCATTTAAAAGGGTATCACAACATGGTTTTAAAATTCCATAAAATactattacaaatttgaaattatataaactattattattcttcatcttatccaatttaaaattttggtgacaattttttctgatttatataaatacattaacgtgtttttcttatttatcatatctttaataaaattatatcttactaaaatataaataataaaatatttattattatacgatcttaaatatgcttacaactttgaatttatttatacaattttcttatataaattatttttaatttttaaaattaggtgggaatttttttcagttttcaaagttgatattatatattttgatattttgttcaaaaatgttaagaggccttttacctttctttcactaagatatgttgtacaaaatattagacaaattaaacaataactaaaatatataaagcaatcaccaaagttttaaattggataagatgaacaagaatagtagtttatataatggagaatttcaatttgtaataatatttcaaaaaattattttagtctagttgttagtg comes from Brassica rapa cultivar Chiifu-401-42 chromosome A02, CAAS_Brap_v3.01, whole genome shotgun sequence and encodes:
- the LOC103852979 gene encoding gibberellin-regulated protein 1, which codes for MAISKAFIASLLISLLVLQLVEADVEISNKKNGYGSKIDCGSACIARCRLSSRPNLCHRACGTCCARCNCVPPGTYGNYDKCKCYASLTTHDGRRKCP